The Neomonachus schauinslandi chromosome 4, ASM220157v2, whole genome shotgun sequence genome includes a region encoding these proteins:
- the COL9A2 gene encoding collagen alpha-2(IX) chain, with product MAAAAAPRSLLLLLQVLGLALAQIRGPPGEPGPPGPPGPPGVPGSDGIDGDKGPPGKAGPPGPKGEPGKAGLDGPDGKPGIDGLTGAKGEPGPMGIPGVKGQPGLPGPPGLPGPGFAGPPGPPGPVGLPGEIGITGPKGDPGPEGPSGPPGQPGKPGRPGTIQGLEGSADFLCPTNCPAGVKGPPGLQGVKGHPGKRGALGDSGRQGKPGPKGDVGASGEQGIPGPPGPQGIRGYPGMEGPKGEMGPHGYKGMVGSIGAAGSPGEEGPRGPPGQAGEKGDVGSPGVRGPQGITGPKGATGPPGIDGKDGAPGIPGMKGNAGQAGRPGNQGHQGLAGVPGQPGTKGDPGDKGEPGQQGLPGFSGPPGKEGEPGPPGEIGPRGIVGQKGDQGERGPVGQPGPQGRQGPKGDQGPPGIPGPQGLPGIKGDKGSPGKTGPRGSVGDPGVAGLQGEKGEKGESGEPGPKGQQGVRGEPGYPGPSGDAGAPGVQGYPGLPGPRGLAGDRGVPGLPGRQGVAGRDASDQHIVTVMMKMMQEQLAEVAVSAKREALGAVGMVGPPGPPGPPGYPGKQGPHGHPGPRGVPGIVGAVGQIGNTGPKGKRGEKGDQGEMGRGHPGMPGPPGIPGLPGRPGQAINGKDGARGSPGVLGEAGRPGLPGPVGLPGFCEPAACLGASAYTSARLTEPGSIKGP from the exons ATGGCCGCCGCGGCCGCCCCCCGCAGCCTCCTGCTGCTCCTCCAGGTGCTCGGGCTCGCGCTGGCGCAGATC AGAGGTCCGCCAGGAGAACCGGGGCCCCCGGGCCCCCCAGGGCCGCCGGGAGTGCCTGGATCTGACGGCATCGAC GGAGACAAGGGGCCCCCGGGGAAAGCTGGCCCTCCG GGACCTAAGGGAGAGCCTGGCAAAGCAGGGCTGGATGGGCCGGACGGGAAGCCTGGAATTGAT GGTCTAACTGGAGCCAAGGGGGAGCCTGGCCCCATGGGGATCCCTGGAGTCAAG GGCCAGCCCGGGCTCCCAGGTCCCCCTGGCCTGCCG GGCCCTGGCTTTGCTGGACCTCCT GGGCCACCTGGACCTGTCGGCCTCCCGGGCGAGATTGGAATCACAGGCCCCAAG GGGGATCCTGGACCAGAGGGGCCATCGGGGCCCCCGGGGCAACCCGGCAAACCG GGCCGACCCGGAACCATCCAGGGCCTGGAAGGCAGCGCGGATTTCTTG TGTCCGACCAACTGTCCAGCGGGGGTGAAAGGCCCCCCAGGGCTGCAGGGAGTGAAG gGGCATCCTGGCAAACGCGGGGCTCTGGGAGATTCTGGCCGCCAGGGGAAGCCG GGTCCCAAGGGAGATGTGGGTGCCTCTGGAGAGCAAGGCATCCCTGGACCACCG GGTCCCCAGGGCATCAGGGGCTACCCGGGCATGGAGGGACCCAAAGGAGAGATG ggTCCTCATGGGTACAAAGGCATGGTGGGCTCCATTGGTGCCGCCGGGTCACCA GGTGAGGAAGGTCCGCGGGGGCCACCAGgccaagcaggggagaagggcgATGTG GGCAGCCCAGGTGTTCGAGGACCCCAGGGAATAACAGGCCCGAAGGGAGCAACC GGCCCCCCAGGCATCGATGGCAAGGACGGGGCCCCAGGCATACCTGGCATGAAG GGCAACGCAGGACAGGCTGGGCGGCCAGGAAACCAGGGCCACCAGGGCCTAGCG GGTGTGCCGGGCCAGCCTGGGACAAAAGGAGACCCAGGAGACAAG GGTGAACCAGGCCAGCAGGGCCTCCCTGGATTCTCTGGTCCTCCTGGGAAGGAG GGAGAGCCGGGACCTCCAGGAGAAATCGGACCCCGAGGCATCGTAGGGCAGAAG GGTGACCAGGGTGAGAGGGGGCCGGTGGGGCAGCCAGGCCCTCAAGGACGGCAG GGCCCCAAGGGGGATCAGGGCCCCCCCGGAATTCCAGGGCCCCAAGGCTTGCCAGGCATCAAGGGAGACAAG GGCTCCCCAGGGAAGACCGGCCCCCGCGGCAGCGTG GGCGACCCGGGGGTGGCCGGCCTCCAGGGAGAGAAAGGCGAGAAG GGCGAGTCTGGCGAGCCGGGGCCCAAAGGACAG cAAGGAGTCCGCGGAGAACCCGGCTACCCGGGCCCCAGCGGGGATGCGGGCGCCCCGGGGGTGCAGGGCTACCCCGGGCTCCCCGGCCCTCGAGGACTGGCTGGAGACCGAGGCGTGCCCGGACTGCCCGGAAGACAGGGCGTGGCG GGCCGAGACGCCAGTGACCAGCACATCGTGACcgtgatgatgaagatgatgcaAG agCAACTGGCAGAGGTCGCTGTGAGTGCCAAGCGGGAGGCCCTGGGTGCAGTCGGGATGGTGGGTCCTCCAGGACCCCCTGGGCCTCCTGGGTACCCAGGCAAGCAGGGACCCCACGGGCACCCTGGCCCTCGGGGCGTTCCTGGCATCGTGGGCGCCGTGGGTCAGATTGGCAACACAGGGCCCAAGG gAAAACGTGGAGAGAAGGGTGACCAGGGAGAGATGGGACGCGGGCACCCCGGGATGCCTGGGCCCCCGGGGATCCCCG GACTCCCTGGCCGGCCCGGCCAGGCAATCAACGGCAAGGATGGAGCTCGAGGGtccccaggggtcctgggagaaGCAGGCCGACCAGGCCTGCCAGGCCCCGTGGGGCTGCCAGGCTTCTGTGAGCCTGCGGCCTGCCTTGGAGCCTCAGCCTACACCTCTGCACGCCTCACGGAGCCTGGATCCATCAAAGGGCCATGA